A region of Leclercia adecarboxylata DNA encodes the following proteins:
- the mglB gene encoding galactose/glucose ABC transporter substrate-binding protein MglB has translation MNKKVLTLSALMASMFFGAAAHAADSRIGVTIYKYDDNFMSVVRKAIEKEGKGAPDVQLLMNDSQNDQSKQNDQIDVLLAKGVKALAINLVDPAAAGTVIEKARGQNVPVVFFNKEPSRKALDSYDKAFYVGTDSKESGIIQGDLIAKHWAANPNWDLNKDGQVQFVLLKGEPGHPDAEARTTYVIKELNEKGLKTQQLALDTAMWDTAQAKDKMDAWLSGPNANKIEVVIANNDAMAMGAVEALKAHNKSSIPVFGVDALPEALALVKSGAMAGTVLNDANNQAKATFDLAKNLAEGKGAADGTNWKIENKVVRVPYVGVDQENLAQFTGK, from the coding sequence ATGAATAAGAAGGTGTTGACTCTGTCTGCTCTTATGGCAAGCATGTTTTTCGGTGCCGCCGCGCACGCTGCAGATAGCCGTATTGGTGTGACTATCTATAAGTATGACGACAACTTTATGTCTGTTGTGCGTAAGGCAATCGAGAAAGAAGGCAAAGGTGCGCCAGACGTTCAGCTGCTGATGAATGACTCCCAGAATGACCAGTCCAAACAGAACGACCAGATCGACGTTCTGCTGGCGAAAGGCGTGAAAGCACTGGCAATCAACCTGGTTGACCCGGCTGCTGCAGGTACCGTTATCGAGAAAGCACGTGGTCAGAACGTGCCTGTGGTATTCTTCAACAAAGAACCTTCCCGTAAAGCGCTGGATAGCTACGACAAAGCGTTCTACGTCGGTACCGACTCCAAAGAATCCGGCATTATTCAGGGCGACCTGATTGCTAAACACTGGGCGGCTAACCCGAACTGGGATCTGAACAAAGATGGTCAGGTTCAGTTCGTACTGCTGAAAGGCGAACCGGGCCACCCGGACGCTGAAGCACGTACCACCTACGTTATCAAAGAGCTGAACGAGAAGGGTCTGAAAACCCAGCAGCTGGCATTAGATACCGCAATGTGGGATACCGCTCAGGCGAAAGACAAGATGGACGCATGGCTGTCCGGTCCTAACGCTAACAAAATTGAAGTGGTTATCGCAAACAACGATGCGATGGCAATGGGTGCGGTAGAAGCACTGAAAGCACATAACAAATCTTCTATCCCGGTATTTGGTGTGGATGCCCTGCCTGAAGCGCTGGCTCTGGTTAAATCTGGCGCAATGGCCGGTACCGTGCTGAACGATGCTAACAACCAGGCGAAAGCCACCTTCGATCTGGCGAAAAACCTGGCAGAAGGCAAAGGCGCTGCTGACGGTACTAACTGGAAAATCGAGAATAAAGTTGTTCGCGTACCGTACGTTGGCGTAGATCAGGAAAACCTGGCGCAGTTCACCGGTAAATAA
- the galS gene encoding HTH-type transcriptional regulator GalS encodes MITIRDVARQAGVSVATVSRVLNNSALVSPETRECVMKAVTALGYRPNANAQALATQVSDTIGVVVMDVSDAFFGALVKAVDMVAQEHNKYVLIGNSYHEAEKERNAIEVLIRQRCNALIVHSKALSDEELSALMEQIPGMVLINRIVPGYAHRCVCLDNVSGAMMATRMLMNNGHQRIGYLASSHRIEDDDMRREGWQKAMLEQGITASESWIGTGAPDMQGGEAAMVELLGRNLQLTAVFAYNDSMAAGALTALKDNGIAVPQHLSLIGFDDIPIARYTDPQLTTVRYPIASMARLATELALQGAAGKLDINATHCFMPTLVRRHSVAIRQIVVPITN; translated from the coding sequence ATGATCACCATTCGTGACGTCGCGCGTCAGGCGGGCGTTTCTGTCGCCACCGTTTCCCGGGTTCTTAACAATAGCGCGCTGGTCAGTCCGGAGACACGGGAGTGCGTGATGAAAGCCGTCACGGCGCTGGGCTACCGGCCAAACGCGAACGCCCAGGCGCTGGCAACGCAGGTCAGCGACACCATCGGCGTAGTGGTGATGGATGTGTCGGATGCATTCTTTGGCGCGCTGGTGAAAGCCGTGGATATGGTCGCCCAGGAGCACAATAAATACGTGCTGATCGGCAACAGCTATCACGAGGCGGAAAAAGAGCGTAACGCCATTGAGGTGTTGATTCGCCAGCGCTGTAACGCCCTGATTGTGCACTCAAAAGCGTTAAGCGATGAAGAGCTTTCCGCGCTGATGGAGCAGATCCCCGGCATGGTACTGATTAACCGAATCGTCCCTGGCTACGCCCATCGCTGCGTCTGCCTTGATAACGTCAGCGGCGCGATGATGGCGACGCGGATGCTGATGAACAACGGCCATCAGCGCATCGGCTATCTGGCCTCCAGCCACCGCATTGAGGATGACGACATGCGCCGGGAAGGCTGGCAGAAAGCCATGCTGGAACAGGGCATTACGGCATCGGAAAGCTGGATCGGTACCGGCGCGCCGGACATGCAGGGCGGGGAAGCGGCGATGGTGGAACTGCTCGGGCGTAACCTGCAGCTGACCGCCGTCTTTGCCTATAACGACAGTATGGCCGCGGGGGCGCTCACCGCGCTGAAAGATAACGGCATTGCGGTGCCACAGCATCTGTCATTGATTGGTTTCGATGATATCCCGATTGCCCGTTACACGGACCCTCAGCTGACGACGGTTCGCTACCCGATCGCCTCTATGGCGCGCCTGGCCACGGAGCTGGCGTTACAGGGGGCTGCCGGCAAGCTGGATATCAATGCAACACACTGTTTCATGCCGACTTTAGTGCGTCGCCACTCGGTTGCCATACGGCAAATTGTGGTGCCGATCACTAACTAA
- the yeiB gene encoding DUF418 domain-containing protein YeiB gives MERNVTLDFVRGVAILGILLLNISGFGLPKAAYLNPAWYGDITLSDAWTWAMLDLFAQVKFLTLFALLFGAGLQLLLKRGKRWIQARLSLLVLFGFIHGLLFWDGDILLAYGLVGLICWRIIRDAHDVKNLFNTGVVLFLIGVAILLLLGVISGGSTNRSWVPDAANLQYEQYWKVGGGMEAISNRADMIGNTLLALGAQYGWQLAGMMLIGAALMRTGWLKGEFSQRHYRRTGMWLVLVGLAINLPAVIAQWSVGWDYRWCAFLLQAPRELSAPFQTIGYAALMYGYWPQLCRFRLVGAVACVGRMALSNYILQTLICTTLFYHLGLFMKFDRLQLLGFVLPIWLVNISFSVLWLRHFRQGPLEWLWRQLTARASGVSSSNTSG, from the coding sequence ATGGAAAGAAATGTCACGCTGGATTTCGTTCGTGGCGTCGCTATTCTGGGTATCCTGCTGCTGAATATAAGCGGCTTCGGTTTGCCGAAAGCCGCTTACCTCAATCCCGCCTGGTATGGCGATATCACCCTCAGCGACGCCTGGACATGGGCTATGCTGGATCTCTTCGCTCAGGTCAAATTCCTCACCCTGTTTGCGCTACTGTTCGGGGCAGGCCTTCAGCTATTACTGAAACGTGGTAAACGCTGGATCCAGGCCCGGCTCTCCCTGCTGGTGCTGTTTGGCTTTATTCATGGGCTGCTGTTCTGGGATGGCGACATTCTGCTGGCCTACGGACTGGTGGGGCTGATCTGCTGGCGCATCATCCGCGACGCCCATGATGTCAAAAATCTCTTCAATACCGGCGTTGTGCTGTTCCTTATCGGCGTGGCCATTTTGCTGCTGCTGGGCGTTATCTCCGGCGGCTCGACCAATCGCTCCTGGGTGCCGGATGCGGCCAATCTGCAGTATGAGCAGTACTGGAAGGTGGGCGGCGGTATGGAGGCCATCAGCAACCGGGCGGATATGATCGGAAATACGCTGCTGGCCCTCGGGGCGCAGTATGGCTGGCAGCTGGCAGGCATGATGCTGATCGGCGCTGCGCTGATGCGAACCGGCTGGCTGAAGGGCGAGTTCAGCCAGCGCCATTACCGGCGTACCGGGATGTGGCTGGTGCTGGTGGGGCTGGCTATCAACCTTCCGGCGGTGATCGCCCAGTGGTCTGTGGGCTGGGATTATCGCTGGTGCGCCTTCCTGCTGCAGGCGCCGCGCGAGCTGAGCGCCCCGTTCCAGACCATTGGCTATGCCGCGCTGATGTACGGTTACTGGCCGCAGCTCTGCCGTTTCAGGCTGGTGGGGGCGGTGGCCTGCGTCGGTCGCATGGCGCTGAGCAACTATATTTTACAGACGCTGATCTGCACCACGCTGTTCTATCACCTCGGCTTATTTATGAAATTCGATCGCCTGCAGCTGCTCGGCTTTGTTCTGCCCATCTGGCTGGTGAATATTAGTTTCTCGGTTCTCTGGCTGCGTCATTTCCGTCAGGGGCCGCTGGAGTGGCTGTGGCGACAATTGACAGCACGTGCGTCAGGGGTTTCATCAAGTAATACATCCGGATAA
- the folE gene encoding GTP cyclohydrolase I FolE produces the protein MSSMSKEAALVHEALVAHGLETPLRPPVQDLDNETRKRLISGHMTEIMQLLNLDLSDDSLMETPRRIAKMYVDEIFSGLDYANFPKITVIENKMKVDEMVTVRDITLTSTCEHHFVTIDGKATVAYIPKDAVIGLSKINRIVQFFAQRPQVQERLTQQILIALQTLLGTNNVAVSIDAVHYCVKARGIRDATSATTTTSLGGLFKSSQNTRQEFLRAVRHHN, from the coding sequence ATGTCATCAATGAGTAAAGAAGCAGCACTCGTCCACGAAGCGCTGGTCGCACACGGTCTCGAAACCCCGCTGCGTCCACCGGTTCAGGATCTGGACAACGAAACGCGTAAACGTCTTATTTCCGGACACATGACCGAAATCATGCAGCTGCTCAATCTCGATTTGAGTGATGACAGTCTGATGGAGACCCCGCGTCGCATCGCCAAAATGTATGTCGATGAGATTTTCTCCGGGCTGGATTACGCTAACTTCCCGAAAATCACCGTCATCGAAAACAAGATGAAGGTCGATGAGATGGTGACCGTGCGTGATATCACCCTGACCAGCACCTGTGAACACCATTTCGTGACTATCGACGGTAAAGCGACCGTGGCCTACATCCCGAAAGATGCGGTGATTGGTCTGTCGAAGATTAACCGTATCGTGCAGTTCTTTGCTCAGCGTCCGCAGGTGCAGGAGCGTTTAACCCAGCAGATCCTTATCGCGCTGCAAACGCTGCTTGGCACTAACAACGTGGCGGTATCGATTGATGCGGTGCATTACTGCGTGAAAGCGCGCGGTATTCGTGATGCGACCAGCGCCACCACCACCACCTCGCTGGGCGGTCTGTTCAAATCGAGCCAGAATACCCGCCAGGAGTTCCTGCGCGCCGTACGTCACCACAACTGA
- a CDS encoding YbfB/YjiJ family MFS transporter has translation MALRIALSGFVVLVVAMGIGRFAFTPQVPLMIAAGELTLTSAGLVAAMNYLGYLVGAWDAMRAHRFVEGRLWLGITGAVALTLLSAVADNAIVHGLLRFVIGCMSGWSMVLIAAWTNERLAHFGKPGLSAAVFAGPGAGIAISGLLAVWIQAQALSASAAWQIYGLLALVLVALVARYLPRTGHLHRPGTTPEPLTLTRDLRRLVWSYSLAGFGYILPATFLSQMAALRFPGSAFAQFVWPVFGFASMLGIALSIALRHVSTSHRRLAVVLWLQAVGVIAAWLMPGMAGLVTGALLVGGGFLCAVQLSLLYGRELAPNHTRYMAGLLTTGYAVGQLIGPMTSALSSWLTHQLEPVLGLAGIALFIAGGLVWQRQVER, from the coding sequence ATGGCGCTGCGTATCGCGCTCAGCGGATTTGTGGTTCTGGTGGTGGCGATGGGAATAGGGCGCTTTGCCTTTACCCCGCAGGTGCCGCTGATGATTGCGGCAGGCGAGCTCACCCTGACCAGCGCCGGGCTGGTGGCGGCGATGAACTATCTCGGCTATCTGGTGGGGGCGTGGGATGCCATGCGCGCGCACCGGTTTGTCGAAGGGCGTTTATGGCTGGGCATAACGGGGGCGGTGGCGCTGACGTTGCTTTCCGCCGTGGCGGATAACGCCATTGTTCATGGCCTGCTGCGCTTTGTGATTGGCTGCATGAGCGGCTGGTCGATGGTGCTTATCGCCGCCTGGACCAACGAACGGCTGGCCCATTTCGGCAAGCCGGGCCTGAGTGCCGCGGTGTTTGCCGGGCCAGGGGCGGGCATTGCGATAAGCGGTCTGCTGGCGGTGTGGATCCAGGCCCAGGCGCTGTCGGCCAGCGCCGCCTGGCAAATTTACGGCCTGCTGGCGCTGGTGCTCGTCGCGCTGGTGGCGCGTTACCTGCCGCGTACCGGGCATCTGCATCGCCCGGGCACCACGCCGGAGCCGCTGACCCTGACCCGGGATTTGCGTCGTCTGGTCTGGAGCTACAGCCTCGCCGGGTTTGGTTACATTCTCCCGGCGACGTTTCTGTCGCAAATGGCGGCGTTGCGCTTTCCCGGTAGCGCCTTTGCCCAGTTTGTCTGGCCGGTGTTCGGGTTTGCCTCGATGCTGGGGATTGCCCTGAGTATCGCTCTGCGCCACGTCTCTACCAGCCATCGTCGGCTGGCGGTGGTGCTCTGGTTGCAGGCGGTGGGGGTGATTGCCGCCTGGCTGATGCCGGGTATGGCCGGTCTGGTGACCGGTGCACTGCTGGTCGGTGGCGGATTTTTGTGTGCGGTGCAGCTCTCGTTACTCTACGGGCGCGAGCTGGCGCCGAATCATACGCGTTACATGGCCGGTTTACTCACCACCGGCTATGCGGTCGGGCAGCTGATTGGCCCGATGACCTCGGCACTGTCGAGCTGGCTTACCCATCAGCTTGAGCCCGTGCTGGGCCTTGCCGGTATCGCATTGTTTATTGCGGGCGGACTGGTCTGGCAGCGTCAGGTTGAAAGGTAA
- the fghA gene encoding S-formylglutathione hydrolase: MELLEEHHCFEGRQQRWRHDSRVLNCAMTFSIFLPPVSGNAKPPVLYWLSGLTCNDENFTTKAGAQRVAAELGIALVMPDTSPRGDDVADDAGYDLGKGAGFYLNATQAPWAQHYRMYDYLRDELPALIQAEFAVSDRSAISGHSMGGHGALVMALINPGKYVSVSAFAPIVNPTQVPWGQKAFTAYLGEDSATWQAWDSCALMLASQPEQAIPTLIDQGDADQFLATQLQPAVLAEAARQKDWPLTLRIQPGYDHSYYFIASFIEDHLRFHAQQLLK; this comes from the coding sequence ATGGAACTGCTCGAAGAGCACCACTGTTTTGAAGGCCGACAGCAGCGCTGGCGTCATGACTCCAGGGTGCTGAACTGCGCGATGACGTTCAGCATTTTTCTTCCTCCGGTGAGCGGCAACGCAAAACCACCGGTGCTGTACTGGCTCTCCGGCCTGACCTGCAATGACGAAAATTTCACCACCAAAGCGGGTGCCCAGCGCGTGGCGGCGGAACTGGGGATCGCCCTGGTGATGCCGGACACCAGCCCGCGCGGTGACGACGTGGCGGACGATGCCGGATACGACCTCGGTAAAGGTGCCGGTTTCTACCTGAACGCCACCCAGGCGCCGTGGGCGCAGCATTACCGCATGTACGATTACCTGCGCGACGAGCTGCCGGCGCTGATTCAGGCGGAGTTTGCGGTATCGGATCGCAGTGCGATCAGCGGTCATTCGATGGGCGGTCACGGTGCGCTGGTGATGGCGCTCATAAACCCGGGTAAATATGTCAGCGTGTCGGCCTTTGCGCCGATCGTCAACCCGACCCAGGTGCCCTGGGGACAGAAAGCGTTCACGGCTTATCTGGGTGAAGATTCGGCGACCTGGCAGGCGTGGGACAGCTGCGCATTGATGCTGGCAAGCCAGCCGGAACAGGCGATCCCGACGCTTATCGATCAGGGTGATGCCGATCAGTTCCTCGCGACCCAGTTACAACCGGCAGTGCTGGCAGAAGCCGCGCGCCAGAAGGACTGGCCGCTGACGCTTCGCATCCAGCCGGGGTACGATCACAGCTATTATTTCATTGCGTCCTTTATTGAAGATCATCTGCGCTTCCATGCGCAGCAGTTGTTGAAGTAA
- the cirA gene encoding catecholate siderophore receptor CirA has protein sequence MFRLNPFVRGGLCASALSLALPVVAAESGDTMVVTASANEQNLKDAPASISVITQQDLQRKPVQNLKDVLQDVPGVQLTNEGDNRKGVSIRGLDSSYTLILVDGKRVNSRNAVFRHNDFDLNWVPVDAIERIEVVRGPMSSLYGSDALGGVVNIITKKIGQKWTGTLTADTTIQEHRDRGDTYGGQFYTSGPLVDGVLGLKAFGSVSQRDKDDPQSSSTSTTGETPRIEGFTSRDANVEFAWTPNENHDFTAGYGFDRQDRDSDSLDKNRLERQNYSLSHNGRWGVGNSELKFYGEKVDNKNPGNANPITSESNSIDGKYVLPLGEINQLLTFGGEWRHDKLKDPVNLTGGSSSNTSASQYALFLEDEWRIFEPLALTTGVRMDDHETYGDHWSPRAYLVYNATDTVTVKGGWATAFKAPSLLQLSPDWTTGSCRGACEIVGSPDLKPETSESVELGLYYSGEEGWLEGVQASITTFQNDVDDRISISRTANVNQAQGYPNYVGLNADGEPIFRYYNVNKARIRGVETEVKFPIAEDWRMTLNYTYNDGRDISNGENKPLSELPFHTANGTLDWQATQAWSFYVQGNYTGEKRALTDGAATPGGYVVWNTGGAWQATKNVKLRAGVMNLLDKDLSRDDYSYTEEGRRYFMAVDYQF, from the coding sequence ATGTTTAGGTTGAATCCCTTCGTTCGGGGAGGGCTGTGCGCGTCTGCTCTTTCCCTGGCGCTGCCGGTTGTTGCGGCGGAATCTGGCGACACTATGGTCGTGACCGCCTCGGCCAACGAGCAAAACCTGAAGGATGCCCCCGCCAGTATCAGCGTCATCACCCAGCAGGATCTGCAGCGTAAGCCAGTGCAGAACCTGAAAGATGTGTTACAGGACGTGCCGGGCGTGCAGTTAACTAACGAAGGGGACAACCGTAAGGGCGTCAGTATTCGCGGGCTGGACAGCAGTTACACGCTGATCCTCGTTGACGGTAAACGCGTCAACTCGCGCAACGCCGTTTTCCGCCATAACGATTTCGACCTTAACTGGGTTCCGGTCGATGCCATCGAACGCATCGAAGTGGTGCGCGGGCCAATGTCCTCCCTGTACGGCTCCGATGCTCTGGGCGGCGTGGTTAACATCATCACCAAAAAAATTGGCCAGAAATGGACCGGCACCCTCACCGCCGATACCACCATTCAGGAACATCGCGATCGCGGTGACACCTACGGCGGCCAGTTCTATACCAGCGGTCCGCTGGTGGATGGCGTCCTGGGCCTGAAAGCCTTCGGCAGCGTATCCCAGCGTGATAAAGACGATCCGCAGAGCTCCTCTACCAGCACCACCGGCGAAACCCCACGTATCGAAGGCTTTACCAGTCGCGATGCCAACGTCGAGTTTGCCTGGACCCCGAACGAAAACCACGATTTCACCGCCGGGTATGGTTTCGACCGTCAGGATCGAGATTCCGACTCGCTGGACAAAAACCGCCTGGAGCGCCAGAACTACTCCCTGAGCCATAATGGCCGCTGGGGCGTGGGCAACAGCGAACTGAAATTCTACGGCGAGAAAGTGGATAACAAGAACCCGGGCAACGCTAACCCGATTACGTCCGAAAGCAACTCCATTGACGGCAAATATGTCCTGCCGCTGGGCGAGATCAACCAGCTCCTGACCTTCGGTGGCGAATGGCGTCACGACAAGCTGAAGGATCCGGTAAACCTGACCGGCGGCTCCAGCAGCAATACCTCGGCCAGCCAGTATGCGCTGTTCCTGGAAGACGAATGGCGGATCTTCGAGCCGCTGGCGTTGACCACCGGCGTGCGTATGGATGACCACGAAACCTACGGCGACCACTGGAGCCCGCGTGCTTATCTGGTCTATAACGCCACCGATACCGTCACGGTGAAGGGCGGCTGGGCAACGGCATTTAAAGCGCCATCCCTGCTGCAATTGAGTCCGGACTGGACCACCGGCTCCTGCCGTGGTGCCTGTGAAATCGTCGGTAGCCCGGATCTGAAACCGGAAACCAGCGAAAGCGTCGAGCTGGGTCTCTACTACAGCGGCGAAGAAGGATGGTTAGAAGGCGTTCAGGCCAGCATCACCACCTTCCAGAACGACGTGGATGACCGGATCAGTATCAGCCGTACCGCCAACGTCAACCAGGCCCAGGGCTACCCGAACTATGTCGGGCTGAATGCCGACGGTGAGCCGATTTTCCGCTATTACAACGTCAACAAAGCGCGTATCCGCGGGGTGGAGACGGAGGTGAAGTTCCCGATTGCCGAAGACTGGCGCATGACGCTGAATTACACCTATAACGACGGGCGTGATATCAGCAATGGCGAGAACAAGCCGCTCTCCGAGCTGCCGTTCCATACCGCGAACGGAACCCTTGACTGGCAGGCAACGCAGGCATGGTCCTTCTACGTGCAGGGGAACTATACCGGCGAGAAACGCGCCCTGACCGACGGCGCAGCAACACCGGGCGGTTACGTGGTGTGGAACACCGGTGGCGCATGGCAGGCAACCAAAAACGTTAAGCTGCGTGCGGGCGTCATGAACCTGCTGGATAAAGATCTCAGCCGCGACGACTACAGCTACACCGAAGAAGGACGTCGTTACTTTATGGCGGTGGATTACCAGTTCTGA
- a CDS encoding amino acid permease codes for MVSETKTTEAPALRRELKARHLTMIAIGGSIGTGLFVASGATISAAGPGGALFSYILIGLMVYFLMTSLGELAAYMPVSGSFSTYGQKYVEEGFGFALGWNYWYNWAVTIAVDLVAAQLVMTWWFPDTPGWIWSAVFLAVIFLLNYISVRGFGEAEYWFSLIKVATVIIFIIVGIAMIVGIFKGTEPAGWSNWTIGDAPFAGGFSAMIGVAMIVGFSFQGTELIGIAAGESENPEKNIPRAVRQVFWRILLFYVFAILIISLIIPYTDPSLLRNDVKDISVSPFTLVFQHAGLLSAAAVMNAVILTAVLSAGNSGMYASTRMLYSLACDGKAPRIFSKLSRGGVPRNALYATTVIACLCFLTSMFGNQTVYLWLLNTSGMTGFIAWLGIAISHYRFRRGYVKQGYDINNLPYRSGFFPLGPIFAFVLCLIITLGQNYEAFLADTIDWGSVAATYIGIPLFLIIWFGYKLAKGTKFVSYKDMDFPNSFKK; via the coding sequence ATGGTTTCCGAAACTAAAACCACAGAAGCGCCCGCGCTACGTCGCGAACTCAAGGCGCGTCACCTGACGATGATCGCCATTGGCGGCTCCATCGGTACAGGCCTCTTTGTCGCCTCTGGTGCGACCATTTCTGCAGCGGGTCCTGGCGGCGCGCTCTTTTCCTATATTCTGATCGGTTTGATGGTTTACTTCCTGATGACCAGCCTGGGCGAACTGGCGGCGTACATGCCGGTATCCGGTTCTTTCTCTACCTACGGCCAGAAATATGTAGAAGAAGGCTTCGGCTTCGCGCTGGGCTGGAACTACTGGTACAACTGGGCGGTGACCATCGCCGTGGACCTCGTCGCCGCACAGCTGGTGATGACCTGGTGGTTCCCGGATACGCCGGGCTGGATCTGGAGCGCGGTCTTCCTCGCGGTGATCTTCCTGCTGAACTACATCTCCGTGCGTGGCTTCGGTGAAGCGGAATACTGGTTCTCGCTGATCAAAGTGGCGACGGTAATCATCTTTATCATCGTGGGCATCGCGATGATCGTTGGCATCTTCAAAGGCACCGAACCGGCTGGGTGGAGCAACTGGACCATTGGCGATGCGCCGTTTGCCGGGGGCTTCTCGGCGATGATCGGCGTGGCGATGATTGTCGGCTTCTCCTTCCAGGGAACCGAGCTTATCGGTATTGCCGCAGGCGAATCCGAAAACCCGGAGAAGAACATTCCGCGCGCGGTGCGGCAGGTGTTCTGGCGTATCCTGCTGTTCTATGTGTTTGCGATCCTGATTATCAGCCTGATCATTCCGTATACCGATCCGAGCCTGCTGCGTAACGATGTGAAAGACATCAGCGTCAGCCCGTTCACGCTGGTCTTCCAGCATGCCGGTCTGCTCTCTGCGGCGGCGGTGATGAATGCGGTGATCCTGACGGCGGTACTGTCGGCGGGTAACTCCGGGATGTATGCCTCTACCCGTATGCTCTACTCCCTGGCCTGTGACGGCAAAGCGCCGCGCATCTTCTCTAAGCTGTCCCGTGGCGGCGTGCCGCGTAACGCGCTCTATGCCACCACCGTGATTGCCTGCCTGTGCTTCCTGACCTCGATGTTCGGCAACCAGACGGTCTATCTGTGGCTGCTGAACACCTCCGGGATGACAGGCTTCATCGCCTGGCTGGGTATTGCCATCAGCCATTACCGTTTCCGTCGCGGCTATGTGAAGCAGGGTTACGATATTAACAACCTGCCGTACCGCTCCGGGTTCTTCCCGCTGGGTCCGATCTTCGCCTTTGTGCTGTGTCTGATCATTACTCTTGGTCAGAACTACGAAGCCTTCCTGGCCGACACCATCGACTGGGGCAGCGTGGCTGCCACCTATATCGGCATCCCGCTGTTCCTGATTATCTGGTTTGGTTACAAGCTGGCGAAAGGGACGAAGTTTGTAAGCTATAAGGATATGGATTTCCCGAATAGCTTCAAAAAATAA
- the yieE gene encoding DNA-binding transcriptional regulator YeiE, whose protein sequence is MHITLRQLEVFAEVLKSGSTTQASQMLALSQSAVSAALTDLEGQLGVQLFDRVGKRLVVNEHGRLLYPRALALLEQTVEIEQLFREDNGAIRVYASSTIGNYILPEVIARYRRDFPSLPLEMSVGNSQDVINAVIDFRVDIGLIEGPCHNADIIAEPWLEDELVVFASPASSLLQQEVTLERLAQAPWILREQGSGTREIVDYLLLSHLPQFHMGMELGNSEAIKHAVRHGLGISCLSRRVIAEQLESGTLVEIPLPLPNKLVRTLWRIHHRQKHLSNSLQRFLRYCEM, encoded by the coding sequence ATGCACATTACGTTACGCCAGCTTGAAGTTTTCGCCGAAGTGCTGAAAAGCGGGTCCACGACCCAGGCTTCCCAGATGCTGGCGCTCTCCCAGTCTGCGGTCAGCGCCGCGCTGACCGATCTCGAAGGCCAACTGGGGGTTCAGCTTTTTGACAGGGTAGGGAAGCGGCTGGTGGTGAACGAGCACGGGCGGCTGCTCTACCCGCGCGCGCTGGCGCTGCTGGAGCAGACCGTCGAAATCGAACAGCTTTTTCGCGAGGATAACGGCGCCATTCGCGTCTACGCCAGCAGCACCATCGGCAACTATATCCTGCCTGAGGTGATTGCCCGCTACCGCCGGGATTTCCCGAGTCTGCCGCTGGAGATGAGCGTCGGCAACAGCCAGGATGTGATCAACGCGGTGATCGATTTTCGGGTGGATATCGGCCTTATCGAAGGGCCATGCCACAACGCCGACATCATTGCGGAGCCCTGGCTGGAGGATGAGCTGGTGGTCTTTGCCTCGCCCGCCTCTTCTTTATTACAGCAGGAGGTGACGCTGGAGCGGCTGGCGCAGGCGCCGTGGATTTTACGCGAGCAGGGGTCGGGCACGCGCGAGATCGTCGATTATCTGCTGCTTTCGCATCTGCCGCAGTTTCATATGGGCATGGAGCTGGGTAACTCCGAGGCCATCAAACACGCGGTGCGTCACGGCCTCGGCATCAGCTGCCTGTCGCGCCGGGTGATTGCCGAACAGCTGGAGAGCGGTACGCTGGTGGAGATCCCCCTTCCGCTGCCGAACAAGCTGGTGCGCACCCTGTGGCGCATCCACCACCGCCAGAAACACCTCTCTAACTCCCTGCAACGTTTCCTGCGTTACTGCGAAATGTAA